A DNA window from Parabacteroides johnsonii DSM 18315 contains the following coding sequences:
- a CDS encoding porin family protein, which produces MGKIIISLLLLISSLSVKGIELQPYSGIIYSHRWGLQTGADISFPLKNNFYFQTGLMLYSNPEPTYSYDDWRIGVNLPIYMQYRLPINNKLRININVGPYLGIASVGQIGVACKMGIDISRVNLGLSYYQNCVTDKFAVLGLSVGYKFVL; this is translated from the coding sequence ATGGGAAAAATAATTATTTCGCTACTTTTACTAATCTCTTCTTTGTCCGTAAAAGGGATTGAATTACAGCCTTATTCCGGAATTATATATTCGCATAGATGGGGTTTGCAGACTGGTGCGGACATCAGTTTCCCTCTGAAAAATAATTTTTATTTTCAAACGGGCCTGATGCTTTATTCAAATCCGGAACCAACATATTCTTATGACGATTGGAGGATTGGCGTCAATTTGCCTATTTATATGCAATATCGGTTGCCAATAAATAACAAGTTGAGAATAAATATCAATGTCGGGCCTTATTTGGGAATTGCATCTGTCGGGCAAATAGGTGTTGCATGTAAAATGGGTATTGATATTTCAAGGGTTAATTTAGGTCTCAGCTATTATCAGAATTGTGTGACAGATAAATTTGCGGTATTAGGATTGTCTGTAGGATATAAATTTGTGCTCTGA